One Nocardioides luti DNA window includes the following coding sequences:
- a CDS encoding TIGR00730 family Rossman fold protein gives MSGRDGGDDVQDKYTGPILRRRGQATESTTTDQRLLDSRGDAGWVHTDPWRVLRIQAEFVEGFGALAELGPAISVFGSARTASDHPTYALAEQTGRLLAEAGFAVITGGGPGTMEAANKGACEAGGVSVGLGIELPFESGLNQWVDKGINFRYFFARKTMFVKYSQGFVVLPGGVGTLDEMFEALTLVQTQKVTDFPIVLVGVDYWSGLLAWLRDTALAAGTLSEVDLDRLILTDDVHEAVALMVSAQDGGGAAS, from the coding sequence ATGAGCGGGCGCGACGGGGGAGACGACGTGCAGGACAAGTACACCGGCCCGATCCTGCGTCGCCGCGGCCAGGCGACCGAGAGCACCACGACCGACCAGCGGCTGCTCGACTCCCGCGGGGACGCCGGCTGGGTGCACACCGACCCGTGGCGCGTGCTACGGATCCAGGCGGAGTTCGTCGAGGGCTTCGGCGCCCTGGCCGAGCTCGGGCCCGCGATCAGCGTCTTCGGCTCCGCGCGCACGGCGAGCGACCACCCGACGTACGCCCTCGCCGAGCAGACCGGGCGGCTGCTCGCCGAGGCCGGCTTCGCGGTCATCACGGGCGGCGGCCCCGGCACCATGGAGGCGGCCAACAAGGGCGCCTGCGAGGCCGGGGGCGTGAGCGTCGGCCTCGGCATCGAGCTGCCCTTCGAGTCCGGCCTCAACCAGTGGGTCGACAAGGGCATCAACTTCCGCTACTTCTTCGCGCGCAAGACGATGTTCGTGAAGTACTCCCAGGGCTTCGTCGTCCTCCCCGGCGGCGTCGGCACCCTGGACGAGATGTTCGAGGCGCTGACCCTGGTGCAGACGCAGAAGGTCACCGACTTCCCGATCGTGCTCGTCGGCGTCGACTACTGGAGCGGCCTGCTGGCATGGCTGCGCGACACGGCGCTCGCCGCGGGCACCCTGAGCGAGGTCGACCTCGACCGGCTCATCCTCACCGACGACGTGCACGAGGCCGTGGCGCTGATGGTGAG
- the dapE gene encoding succinyl-diaminopimelate desuccinylase, translated as MPHLDLSTDAVTLTEQLVNIESVSQDEQAIADAVEEALRTLDHLTVTRHGHTVVARTELGRGERVVIAGHLDTVPLNDNLPARREQRPDGDLLHGLGTCDMKGGDAVILRLAATVTEPVRDVTYILYEAEEIDAEYNGLTKLSASDPDLMRGDFAILMEPSDAVVEAGCQGTMRVDVRTTGERAHSARSWKGVNAIHGAAGILTRLQEYVARTPVIDGLEYHEGLNAVFIRGGVAGNVLPDECVVEVNFRFAPDRDEADAEAFVRDFFEGYDVTVTDMAPGALPGLDVPAAKAFIEAVGGRVNPKFGWTDVARFTGLGVPAVNFGPGNPMLAHKQEEFVPVEHIVRCEEQLRTWLTA; from the coding sequence ATGCCGCACCTCGACCTCAGCACCGACGCCGTCACGCTCACCGAGCAGCTCGTGAACATCGAGTCCGTGAGCCAGGACGAGCAGGCGATCGCCGACGCCGTCGAGGAGGCGCTGCGCACCCTCGACCACCTGACGGTGACCCGGCACGGGCACACGGTCGTGGCCCGCACGGAGCTCGGGCGTGGCGAGCGCGTGGTCATCGCGGGGCACCTCGACACCGTGCCGCTCAACGACAACCTGCCGGCCCGCCGCGAGCAGCGCCCCGACGGCGACCTGCTGCACGGCCTCGGCACCTGCGACATGAAGGGCGGCGACGCGGTCATCCTGCGGCTCGCCGCGACCGTCACCGAGCCGGTGCGAGACGTGACCTACATCCTCTACGAGGCCGAGGAGATCGACGCCGAGTACAACGGCCTCACCAAGCTCTCGGCCTCCGACCCCGACCTGATGCGCGGCGACTTCGCGATCCTCATGGAGCCCTCGGACGCGGTCGTCGAGGCCGGCTGCCAGGGCACCATGCGCGTCGACGTCCGCACCACCGGCGAGCGCGCGCACTCCGCCCGCAGCTGGAAGGGCGTCAACGCCATCCACGGCGCCGCCGGCATCCTGACCCGCCTGCAGGAGTACGTCGCCCGGACGCCCGTCATCGACGGGCTGGAGTACCACGAGGGGCTCAACGCCGTCTTCATCCGCGGCGGGGTCGCGGGCAACGTGCTGCCCGACGAGTGCGTCGTCGAGGTCAACTTCCGCTTCGCCCCCGACCGCGACGAGGCCGACGCGGAGGCGTTCGTCCGCGACTTCTTCGAGGGGTACGACGTCACGGTGACCGACATGGCGCCCGGGGCGCTCCCGGGGCTGGACGTGCCGGCAGCGAAGGCGTTCATCGAGGCCGTCGGCGGCCGGGTCAACCCGAAGTTCGGCTGGACCGACGTCGCCCGCTTCACCGGGCTCGGCGTGCCGGCCGTGAACTTCGGTCCCGGGAACCCGATGCTGGCCCACAAGCAGGAGGAGTTCGTGCCGGTCGAGCACATCGTCCGGTGCGAGGAGCAGCTGCGGACCTGGCTCACCGCATGA
- a CDS encoding LLM class F420-dependent oxidoreductase — protein MRNGLVLFTSDRGITPAAAARAAEERGFDTFYVPEHTHIPVRREAAHPGTGDETLPDDRYSRTLDPWVSLATAAAVTSRIRLATAVALPVESDPITLAKTIATLDHLSGGRVTLGAGFGWNTDELADHHVPAGKRRTVLREYLEAMRALWTQEEASYDGEFVSFGASWAHPKPVQAHVPVIIGAGGGPQTFAWIAAHADGWMTTPTQTDISGNITALQTAWREAGRDGSPDIRVLIAFRPDPADLAAWAEAGVTELIWGVPDKSEAEVLAHLDKMAARLGL, from the coding sequence ATGCGCAACGGCCTCGTCCTGTTCACCTCCGACCGCGGCATCACCCCGGCCGCGGCGGCCCGGGCGGCGGAGGAGCGCGGCTTCGACACGTTCTACGTGCCGGAGCACACCCACATCCCGGTGCGGCGCGAGGCAGCCCACCCGGGCACCGGCGACGAGACCCTGCCCGACGACCGCTACAGCCGGACCCTCGACCCGTGGGTGTCGCTCGCGACGGCGGCGGCGGTGACCTCGCGGATCCGGCTGGCCACGGCGGTCGCGCTGCCCGTCGAGTCCGACCCGATCACGCTCGCCAAGACCATCGCGACCCTCGACCACCTCTCCGGCGGCCGGGTCACCCTCGGCGCGGGCTTCGGCTGGAACACCGACGAGCTCGCCGACCACCACGTGCCGGCGGGGAAGCGACGCACGGTGCTGCGCGAGTACCTCGAGGCGATGCGCGCCCTCTGGACGCAGGAGGAGGCGTCGTACGACGGGGAGTTCGTGTCGTTCGGAGCCTCGTGGGCGCACCCCAAGCCGGTGCAGGCCCACGTCCCGGTGATCATCGGCGCCGGCGGCGGCCCGCAGACCTTCGCCTGGATCGCGGCGCACGCGGACGGCTGGATGACCACCCCGACCCAGACCGACATCTCGGGCAACATCACCGCCCTGCAGACCGCCTGGCGCGAGGCCGGCCGGGACGGCTCCCCCGACATCCGGGTGCTGATCGCCTTCCGCCCCGACCCCGCCGACCTGGCCGCCTGGGCCGAGGCCGGCGTCACCGAGCTGATCTGGGGCGTCCCCGACAAGAGCGAGGCCGAGGTGCTCGCCCACCTCGACAAGATGGCTGCCCGCCTCGGCCTCTGA
- the ileS gene encoding isoleucine--tRNA ligase → MTYPKVSTSETTTVPSSPKFPALEERVLAYWEADGTFQASVDQRDAGEDGANEFVFYDGPPFANGLPHYGHLLTGYVKDLIPRYQTMRGKRVERRFGWDTHGLPAELEAMRQLGIKTTDEIVEMGIEKFNAACRESVMKYTGDWQEYVTRQARWVDFENDYRTMNPDYMESVIWAFKQLYDKGLVYEGFRVLPYCWNDETPLSNHELRMDDDVYQVRQDPAVTVGYDVTTPGEFLGAKLLVWTTTPWTLPSNLAVMVGEDIDYVVVAVDGVRYLLAEARVASYARELGDEPEVTWRGTGSDLLGLTYTPPFSYYAGHENAFRVVPAEFVTTTDGTGLVHTAGAFGEDDKVVTDREGIEAVMPVGKDGRFTFPVVEYEGMLVFDANLHVIDHLKAATRGEGETGAVSPGTVLLRRETYDHSYPHCWRCREPLIYKGVSSWFVEVTKIKERMVALNQDIRWVPDHIKDGQFGKWLENARDWSITRNRFWGSPVPVWKSDDPTYPRLDVYGSFEELERDFGVTVDELHRPYVDELVRPNPDDPTGASMMRRVPDVLDVWFDSGSMSFAQVHYPFENRDWFDHHFPGDFIVEYIGQTRGWFYTMHVLATAIFDRPAFEACVSHGIVLGSDGNKMSKSLRNYPDVREVFDRDGADAMRWFLMSSPILRGGNLVVTEQGIRDSVRQVLIPLWNSWYFFSLYANAANDGAGYDAQWSTSSTDPLDRYLLAKCRQYVAQMTDQLDNYDVANACDSTRSFLDVLTNWYIRRSRDRFWGDNTEAFDTLYTVLEVVCRVTAPLLPLTTEEVWRGLTGERSVHLTDWPSADLLPADDALVAGMDLVRDVCSAGSALRKAASLRNRLPLSSLTVVVADPSALAGFEGLVADELNVKAVRLLDLEAPEAASYGVQQRLTVNARAAGPRLGREVQTAIKGSKSGDWSVAEDGTVTSGGLALVEGEFTLETVAASADGGSATGMLPRGGFVVLDTEVSPELAAEGLARDLVRAVQQARRDAGLDVSDRISLTVGGSDAVQAAARAHEALITAETLATSYEVVAPATGSSDVPVTEVVVGDNEPATVSVAKA, encoded by the coding sequence ATGACCTACCCCAAGGTCTCCACGTCCGAGACGACGACCGTCCCGTCCTCCCCGAAGTTCCCCGCGCTCGAGGAGCGGGTGCTGGCCTACTGGGAGGCCGACGGCACCTTCCAGGCCAGCGTCGACCAGCGCGACGCGGGCGAGGACGGCGCCAACGAGTTCGTCTTCTACGACGGCCCGCCGTTCGCCAACGGCCTGCCGCACTACGGCCACCTGCTGACCGGCTACGTCAAGGACCTGATCCCGCGCTACCAGACGATGCGCGGCAAGCGTGTCGAGCGGCGCTTCGGCTGGGACACCCACGGGCTGCCCGCCGAGCTCGAGGCGATGCGGCAGCTCGGCATCAAGACCACCGACGAGATCGTCGAGATGGGCATCGAGAAGTTCAACGCGGCGTGCCGCGAGTCGGTCATGAAGTACACCGGCGACTGGCAGGAGTACGTCACCCGCCAGGCGCGCTGGGTGGACTTCGAGAACGACTACCGCACGATGAACCCCGACTACATGGAGTCGGTCATCTGGGCCTTCAAGCAGCTCTACGACAAGGGCCTGGTCTACGAGGGCTTCCGGGTGCTGCCCTACTGCTGGAACGACGAGACGCCGCTGTCGAACCACGAGCTCCGCATGGACGACGACGTCTACCAGGTCCGGCAGGACCCGGCCGTCACGGTCGGGTACGACGTCACCACGCCGGGTGAGTTCCTCGGTGCCAAGCTGCTCGTCTGGACGACGACGCCGTGGACGCTGCCGAGCAACCTCGCGGTCATGGTCGGCGAGGACATCGACTACGTCGTGGTCGCGGTCGACGGGGTGCGCTACCTGCTCGCGGAGGCCCGCGTGGCGTCGTACGCCCGTGAGCTCGGCGACGAGCCGGAGGTGACCTGGCGCGGCACCGGCTCCGACCTGCTCGGCCTCACCTACACGCCTCCGTTCAGCTACTACGCCGGCCACGAGAACGCCTTCCGCGTCGTGCCGGCCGAGTTCGTCACCACCACCGACGGCACCGGACTCGTGCACACCGCGGGCGCCTTCGGTGAGGACGACAAGGTCGTCACCGACCGTGAGGGCATCGAGGCGGTGATGCCGGTCGGCAAGGACGGGCGCTTCACGTTCCCCGTCGTGGAGTACGAGGGCATGCTCGTCTTCGACGCCAACCTGCACGTCATCGACCACCTCAAGGCCGCGACGCGGGGCGAGGGGGAGACCGGTGCCGTCAGCCCCGGCACGGTGCTGCTGCGCCGCGAGACCTACGACCACTCCTACCCGCACTGCTGGCGCTGCCGCGAGCCCCTGATCTACAAGGGCGTGTCGTCGTGGTTCGTCGAGGTCACGAAGATCAAGGAGCGGATGGTCGCGCTCAACCAGGACATCCGCTGGGTGCCCGACCACATCAAGGACGGCCAGTTCGGCAAGTGGCTGGAGAACGCCCGCGACTGGTCGATCACCCGCAACCGCTTCTGGGGCTCCCCGGTGCCGGTGTGGAAGAGCGACGACCCGACGTACCCCCGCCTCGACGTGTACGGCTCGTTCGAGGAGCTCGAGCGCGACTTCGGTGTCACGGTAGACGAGCTGCACCGGCCGTACGTCGACGAGCTCGTGCGCCCGAACCCCGACGACCCCACGGGTGCGTCGATGATGCGGCGCGTGCCGGACGTCCTGGACGTGTGGTTCGACTCGGGCTCGATGAGCTTCGCGCAGGTGCACTACCCGTTCGAGAACCGCGACTGGTTCGACCACCACTTCCCGGGCGACTTCATCGTCGAGTACATCGGGCAGACCCGCGGCTGGTTCTACACGATGCACGTCCTGGCGACCGCAATCTTCGACCGCCCGGCCTTCGAGGCCTGCGTCAGCCACGGCATCGTCCTCGGCTCCGACGGCAACAAGATGTCGAAGTCGCTGCGCAACTACCCCGACGTGCGCGAGGTCTTCGACCGCGACGGCGCCGACGCGATGCGCTGGTTCCTCATGTCGAGCCCGATCCTGCGCGGCGGCAACCTCGTCGTCACCGAGCAGGGCATCCGCGACTCGGTGCGCCAGGTGCTGATCCCACTGTGGAACAGCTGGTACTTCTTCTCGCTCTACGCCAACGCCGCGAACGACGGCGCGGGGTACGACGCGCAGTGGTCGACCTCGTCGACGGACCCGCTCGACCGCTACCTGCTGGCCAAGTGCCGGCAGTACGTCGCGCAGATGACCGACCAGCTCGACAACTACGACGTCGCGAACGCGTGCGACTCGACGCGGTCGTTCCTCGACGTGCTGACCAACTGGTACATCCGCCGCTCCCGGGACCGCTTCTGGGGGGACAACACCGAGGCCTTCGACACGCTCTACACCGTGCTCGAGGTCGTCTGCCGGGTCACCGCGCCGCTGCTGCCGCTGACGACCGAGGAGGTCTGGCGCGGGCTGACCGGCGAGCGGTCGGTGCACCTGACCGACTGGCCGTCCGCCGACCTGCTGCCCGCCGACGACGCCCTCGTCGCCGGCATGGACCTGGTGCGCGACGTCTGCTCGGCCGGCTCGGCGCTGCGCAAGGCCGCGAGCCTGCGCAACCGCCTGCCGCTGTCGTCGCTGACGGTCGTCGTCGCCGACCCGTCGGCGCTGGCCGGCTTCGAGGGCCTCGTGGCCGACGAGCTCAACGTGAAGGCGGTCCGGCTGCTCGACCTCGAGGCGCCCGAGGCGGCGTCGTACGGCGTCCAGCAGCGGCTGACCGTCAACGCCCGCGCGGCCGGCCCGCGGCTGGGCCGCGAGGTGCAAACCGCGATCAAGGGCTCGAAGTCCGGCGACTGGTCGGTCGCCGAGGACGGCACGGTCACGTCGGGTGGCCTCGCGCTGGTGGAGGGGGAGTTCACCCTCGAGACCGTCGCCGCGTCCGCCGACGGCGGCTCGGCTACGGGCATGCTGCCGCGCGGCGGCTTCGTGGTCCTCGACACCGAGGTCTCGCCGGAGCTCGCCGCGGAGGGCCTGGCGCGCGACCTCGTCCGCGCGGTCCAGCAGGCCCGCCGCGACGCCGGCCTCGACGTCTCCGACCGGATCTCGCTCACCGTCGGCGGCTCCGACGCCGTCCAGGCCGCGGCCCGGGCCCACGAGGCGCTGATCACGGCGGAGACCCTCGCGACGTCCTACGAGGTGGTCGCCCCGGCGACCGGATCGTCGGACGTCCCGGTCACCGAGGTCGTGGTCGGCGACAACGAGCCCGCGACCGTGTCGGTGGCCAAGGCCTGA
- a CDS encoding Calx-beta domain-containing protein, whose translation MRTTRLLLPTATAVLVTGLLVAAPAHAAPDDRAGGPRTNLAPTRVDLGTLGGATSSVSAVSGTVVVGSAEKASGRSHAFAYDLAASRPHMIDLGTLGGATSSAGAVTGSIVVGTSETGGDYSHAFAYDLAADRPHMVDLGSIRGHSVPTLVDGSVVVGEFGVPGADRDGAFAYDLAADDPHMIDLGSLGGQDTHARALDGSVVVGFSEAANGTWHAFAYDLAADDPHMIDLGNLGGASDLADAVDVDGSIVVGYAGAPSGNQQHAFAYDLSADQPHMTDLGTLEGGPDSSASAIHGTVVTGMARTAAGDFRAFSYDLAAADPVMRGLGADGVDTFITDAEAGVVVGDETNYRMDFKHKKNRAVAFDLADGGRRIDLGTVPGGESSAVATSGVDGDLVLGYWNDTLDQRGNPRNRHPFVYDLSADRPRLVDIDTYDSGAEVVGLDGTVAVGTTQHRQGRRATAWILRRTTRPVIAFRSLDQVVEEGARRATVKVTRYGRTDRAVTVRYRTQNGVARAGQDFRATSGTLRFGRGVTTRTITVRILDDRRREPEEGLLLRLSSPGGGALLGTPDFAHLRIQPSDR comes from the coding sequence ATGCGCACCACACGCCTGCTCCTGCCCACCGCCACCGCAGTCCTGGTCACCGGCCTGCTCGTCGCCGCACCCGCCCACGCCGCGCCGGACGACCGGGCGGGTGGACCACGGACGAACCTCGCGCCGACCAGGGTCGACCTCGGCACGCTCGGCGGGGCGACGAGCAGCGTCAGCGCCGTGTCGGGCACCGTCGTGGTCGGATCGGCCGAGAAGGCCTCCGGCCGCTCGCACGCGTTCGCCTACGACCTGGCGGCGTCGCGCCCCCACATGATCGACCTCGGCACGCTCGGCGGGGCGACCAGCTCCGCGGGGGCGGTGACGGGGTCGATCGTCGTCGGCACCTCGGAGACCGGCGGCGACTACTCCCACGCCTTCGCCTACGACCTCGCCGCGGACCGTCCCCACATGGTCGACCTCGGCAGCATCCGCGGCCACAGCGTGCCCACCCTGGTGGACGGCAGCGTGGTCGTCGGGGAGTTCGGCGTCCCCGGGGCCGACCGCGACGGGGCCTTCGCCTACGACCTCGCCGCGGACGACCCGCACATGATCGACCTCGGCAGCCTCGGGGGCCAGGACACCCACGCCCGCGCCCTCGACGGCAGCGTCGTGGTCGGCTTCTCCGAAGCAGCGAACGGCACCTGGCACGCGTTCGCCTACGACCTCGCCGCGGACGACCCGCACATGATCGACCTCGGCAACCTCGGCGGGGCGTCCGACCTCGCCGATGCCGTCGACGTGGACGGCAGCATCGTCGTCGGCTACGCCGGCGCCCCGTCGGGCAACCAGCAGCACGCCTTCGCCTACGACCTGAGCGCTGACCAGCCCCACATGACGGACCTCGGGACGCTGGAGGGCGGTCCGGACAGCAGCGCCTCGGCGATCCACGGCACCGTCGTCACCGGCATGGCGCGGACCGCCGCCGGCGACTTCCGTGCGTTCTCCTACGACCTCGCCGCAGCGGACCCGGTCATGCGTGGCCTCGGGGCCGACGGCGTGGACACGTTCATCACGGACGCCGAGGCCGGCGTCGTCGTCGGTGATGAGACCAACTACCGGATGGACTTCAAGCACAAGAAGAACCGTGCGGTCGCCTTCGACCTGGCCGACGGCGGGCGTCGGATCGACCTCGGCACGGTGCCCGGGGGCGAGAGCAGCGCGGTGGCCACCTCCGGCGTCGACGGCGACCTGGTGCTCGGCTACTGGAACGACACCCTCGACCAGCGCGGCAACCCCCGGAACCGCCACCCCTTCGTCTACGACCTCAGCGCCGACCGGCCCCGTCTGGTCGACATCGACACCTACGACAGCGGCGCGGAGGTGGTGGGGCTCGACGGCACGGTGGCCGTCGGCACGACCCAGCACCGCCAGGGCCGTCGCGCCACCGCGTGGATCCTGCGACGCACGACGCGTCCCGTGATCGCCTTCCGCAGCCTCGACCAGGTCGTCGAGGAGGGCGCGCGTCGCGCCACCGTCAAGGTGACCCGCTACGGACGCACCGACCGCGCCGTCACCGTCCGGTACCGCACCCAGAACGGCGTCGCCCGCGCCGGCCAGGACTTCCGGGCCACCTCCGGCACGCTCCGCTTCGGCCGGGGCGTCACCACCCGCACGATCACGGTGCGGATCCTGGACGACCGGCGCCGCGAGCCGGAGGAGGGACTCCTCCTGCGGCTCTCGAGCCCTGGTGGCGGCGCGCTGCTCGGCACCCCCGACTTCGCGCACCTGCGCATCCAGCCCAGCGACCGCTGA
- a CDS encoding DolP-mannose mannosyltransferase, translating to MRTLRWRGATARTTDPVLVGLVAAVVYALHGHDGPLGRDLGVFVYGGEQVARGVPPYVGIFNSVGPLADAVPGLAIRVGGLVGADPVVAARTLFLVLSACCCALVSVLARDVLASRAAGFLAPAVFLTFPEFLDLASNGPREKTVMVLFLLGALILAGRRHWVLAGVSTALATLTWQPVLAVAVAGAAVLVAALPERRLRAAAGFVAGGLLTLGATVAAYAASGDLRTAVGGFVLVNLEDKQQPSVFSAPAATWRLLERGYGASIWLVLLGLVAVVVLAVRVRSARLLALAAATLAGTAWTASAINGAPDLFELLPLGAVGVAGAGLAATRHLPVRAGRVLLVGATAAAVLAAGVTSVTTRSDLLDQERADVAAVLAAGPADASVLSIDAPEVLALAGRRNPTGLQLFDPAMEHYLDTHRPGGMAGYAREVERLHPTFIVVGRHYERAWPLALLERDYREVGRGTAWTWYLARSAGPAALAACITANRRAMGG from the coding sequence GTGAGGACCCTCCGGTGGCGCGGTGCCACGGCGCGCACGACCGACCCGGTCCTGGTCGGGCTGGTCGCGGCCGTCGTCTACGCCCTGCACGGGCACGACGGGCCGCTCGGGCGCGACCTCGGCGTCTTCGTGTACGGCGGCGAGCAGGTCGCCCGGGGCGTGCCGCCGTACGTCGGCATCTTCAACTCCGTCGGGCCGCTCGCCGACGCGGTGCCGGGCCTCGCGATCCGCGTCGGGGGGCTGGTCGGCGCCGACCCCGTGGTCGCGGCCCGGACGCTGTTCCTCGTGCTGTCGGCCTGCTGCTGCGCGCTGGTGTCTGTGCTGGCCCGCGACGTCCTGGCCAGCCGGGCGGCCGGCTTCCTGGCACCCGCGGTGTTCCTGACCTTCCCCGAGTTCCTCGACCTGGCCTCCAACGGACCGCGCGAGAAGACGGTGATGGTGCTGTTCCTGCTGGGCGCGCTGATCCTCGCGGGCCGGCGGCACTGGGTGCTGGCCGGGGTCTCCACGGCGCTGGCCACGCTGACCTGGCAGCCGGTGCTGGCCGTCGCGGTGGCCGGCGCGGCCGTGCTCGTCGCGGCCCTCCCGGAGCGACGCCTGCGGGCCGCCGCCGGCTTCGTCGCCGGAGGCCTGCTCACCCTCGGCGCCACCGTCGCGGCCTACGCCGCGAGCGGCGACCTCCGCACGGCCGTCGGCGGCTTCGTCCTGGTCAACCTCGAGGACAAGCAGCAGCCGTCGGTGTTCAGCGCACCGGCGGCGACCTGGCGCCTGCTCGAGCGCGGCTACGGGGCGTCGATCTGGCTGGTCCTGCTCGGGCTCGTGGCCGTGGTGGTCCTGGCCGTGCGCGTGCGCTCCGCACGTCTCCTCGCGCTGGCGGCGGCCACGCTCGCCGGGACGGCCTGGACGGCCAGCGCGATCAACGGTGCCCCCGACCTCTTCGAGCTGCTGCCCCTGGGGGCGGTCGGGGTGGCCGGGGCCGGCCTCGCCGCCACCCGGCACCTGCCCGTCCGGGCCGGGCGGGTGCTGCTGGTGGGCGCGACGGCGGCCGCGGTGCTCGCCGCCGGGGTCACCTCGGTGACCACCCGCAGCGACCTGCTCGACCAGGAGCGCGCCGACGTCGCGGCGGTGCTGGCCGCGGGGCCGGCGGACGCGTCGGTGCTGTCGATCGACGCCCCCGAGGTCCTCGCCCTCGCCGGGCGCCGCAACCCGACCGGGCTGCAGCTCTTCGACCCGGCCATGGAGCACTACCTCGACACCCACCGCCCCGGCGGGATGGCGGGCTACGCCCGGGAGGTCGAGCGCCTGCACCCGACGTTCATCGTGGTCGGCCGCCACTACGAGCGGGCCTGGCCGCTGGCGCTGCTGGAGCGCGACTACCGCGAGGTCGGCCGCGGCACGGCGTGGACGTGGTACCTCGCCCGGTCCGCCGGCCCCGCCGCCCTCGCCGCGTGCATCACCGCCAACCGGCGGGCGATGGGGGGCTGA